Genomic window (Trueperaceae bacterium):
TCCCCCCGGAGGGGCGCTCCTAGGAGTCCGGTCCGACGCGGTATCATTCGACTGGCCAGAAGGTGGCCGGGATCGTTATGCCCCTGATAGACGGAAAGTACGAGATCCTCAGCGAGCAGCAACTCGGGCCCGAGCAGACACTGTTCGAGGCTACCGCGCCCGATGGTGCCGCGGTGAGGATCGTCTGGTACGAGTTGGAGCCCGACCAGGAAGCGCGCTTCGAGCACTACCGGCGAACGGTGAAGCGACTCAAGCGCTCCGACAGGGCGGCCGTCTACGACGTGGTCTCACGACCGGGCGCCCACTACGTTGCCTGGCACCTGCCGGTCGACGCCAAGCCAGCCGCGGCCGATGACGAGCTCTCCTCTGCCCTCGCCACGGCCGGCTACCGGGCCGAGGACGCCGACGTGAGGCGCAACGGCCGCCGTCCGATCCTCTACGGGCTCGCCTTCGACGGAACGTCGTTGCCGGCGACCGTCGTCCCTTCAGGGCCAGAGGAAGCGAGGCCCAGGGCGCGGCGTAGCGCGCCGGTGCCTCCCCGCTGGGCGGTAACGCTCGCAGCCACCTGCCTGCTGGGGATAATCGCGCTGGCCTTCCTCTATGCCGGGCTTACACAGCGGGCCAACGACACGCTGGTGGTGGTGCCGCGGGTGGCGGGCGCCGGTGTGAACGAGGCGGCCGCGCTGCTCCACGGCCTCGGCCTACGAGTGGATCCGGTACCGATCGGCTCATCCGAAGAAGCCGGCACGGTTCTCAACGTCGAGCCGGCCAGCGGGACGCAGCTGCGGCCGGGCCGCACGGTCAGGCTCTCCTACGCTCTCCCCCCAGGCGCGGTCACCCCCGCCGAAGTACCACGTGTCGTCGCCCGCCGATATCCCGAGGAGGCGGCGGCCATCCTCGAGGAGACCGGGCTGCAGATCGGGACCGTCGCCCGCATCCCCGCCGAGCAGGCGGCGGGACTCGTCATCTCCCAGTCGCCGGCCGCGGGGACGGTGAGCTACGAGGGCGCCACTGTCGACCTGCTCGTGAGCGCGGGGCCGAACGAGCAACTTACGTTCGTCCCCGACCTAGTCGGGCTGCCGGTCGAGGAGGCCCGCTATCTGGCGCGGGTAGCCGGGTTGTCGCCCGAGAGGATCCTCGAGGACGCCGTGCCAGCGGGGCGCGGTGACGCCGGCACCGTCGTGGCGCAGTCGCTCCGCCCCAATCAGCCGGTCGAGCAGGGGGAAGCGGTGTTGCGGCTAACCGTCGCTCGCCCCGAACGGAACCTCGCCTCCAACGAGTCGGGACTGCCATCGTTCGTGGGACTCAGCCTCGAGGAGGCCAGGGAGTTGGCCGGCTCGCTCGAGCTCACTGTCGAGCAGATCGCAGATCGAACCATCCCCGAAGTGGTCGTCGACCAGTCGCCGCCACCTGCCACCGAAGGGGCTCGGGAGCTTACTCTGGTCGTCAACGTCCACCCGCTCGTCATCCCCACCCCCGACGTGCAGGCGAACATCCGCGAACCGGAACCCAGGGAACTCGCGTTCCGCTGGTTCATCGAGCCGGGGATCCCCGAGCAGTTGGCCCGCGTCTACGCGACCGACCTCGAGGGGAACACCAGGCTCGTCTGGGTCGAAAGGGTGGAGGGCGGAGAGAGCGTCGAAGGGGTGTGGCGTACGATGGTCACGGGGCCGGTCCGGTTCAGCCTCACCCTCAACGATCAACCTTACGGCATAGATCTGCAGGCGAACTGAACCTCCTTGTGGCATGTGTGTGGGGAAGTAACAGACGGTGCCGACTGAGGTATAGTATCGGCCGGTCTCAAGGCCCGAGCGGCTGCCACCAGGCAAGGATAGCCGCGACTCGCCCGCAGCTTCTCGCCTTCCTCCGCAGCTAAAAGTCGCCTGGCTCCTCGCTCGTCACCCGGAAGGAATCTCGGTGCGTCAGACCTTCAGCGATCTCTCCCGATACGTTAGGCGCTACCCGGGTCGATACCTGGCCGGACTCGCGGCCTTGGTGGTATCCGGCTTCTTCACCACCCTGGTACCGATAATCGTCGGCGGAGCGGTCGACGGCCTCACCCGTTCGACGCTCACGATGGACGACGTCCTCGGCTACATCGGAGCCCTGCTCGCCTCGACGGCCATCGCTGCCCTGGCGATCATCATCGTGAGGCGCACCATCCTCAACGCCTCCTGGGAGATCCAGTTCGACATCCGCCGCGATCTGTTCGAGCACTTCACCCGGCTCGATTCGGCCTTCTTCGACGATCACAGGGTGGGCGACCTGATGGCCCGCCTCACCGCCGATCTCAACGCGGTACGGATGTTCGTGGGGGTCGCGATCTTCCAGGGAGTGAACACCACTTTCCTGCTCGGGTTCACGCTCTGGCGGATGTTCCAATTGAGCCCCCAACTGACCGCCTTCACCCTGCTGATGGTGCCTGTCATCGTCCTCTCCTTCTTCCTCCTCCTCAAGTCCGTTCACAAGCGCTACGAACGGGTCCAGGAGCAGTTCTCCGACGTATCGGCGATGGCCCAGGAGAACTTCAACGGGATCCGGGTCGTCAAGGGGTTCGGTGTCGAGGACCGCGAGATAAGCAACTTCAAGCGCCTCAACGACGACTTCATCCGTCGCAATCTCACCCTCACCAAGGTGGAGGGGCCGATGTTCCCGCTCATGGAGTTCCTCTTCGGCGCCACCATCTCCCTGCTGCTGCTGTTCGGTGGCCGGGCCGTGCTGGGAGCCGGCAACGACCTCACCATCGGCGAGTTCTCGGCCTTCGTGTTCCTCTTCGAAGGCATCCAGTGGCCGCTCATCGCCCTCGGCTGGATCGCCAACATCGTGCAGCGGGGCGTCACCTCCTGGGGGAGGCTGGCTGAACTCCTCAACACCCGGCCGCGCATCGCCGACGGACCTCAGACCGACTTCTCGCTGCGAACGGTCCGCGGCGACATAGAGTTCAGGGACGTGACTCTGAGGTTCGACGACTTCACCGCACTCGACCGGGTCTCGTTCCGGATCCGGGCGGGCGAAGCCGTGGGCTTCACCGGCCGCACCGGCGCCGGCAAGACGCTCATCGTAAACCTGATCGGGCGGGTCGTCGAACCGACCTCGGGACAGATACTGATAGACGGCCGCGACATCCGGGAGTTCCCGCTCGAGGTACTGAGGCGGCACATCGGCGTCGTCCCTCAGGAACCGTTCCTCTTCTCCGACACGATCGCCGAGAACATCGCCTACGGAATACCGAAGGACGACAGCCCCGAGCGGATGGAGCGGATCCGCGAGGTGGCCCGGATGGCGCAGCTGGCCGATGACGTCGAGGAGTTCCCGGAGGGCTACGACACCAGCCTCGGGGAACGGGGTGTAACCCTCTCCGGTGGCCAGCGGCAACGCACCGCGATCGCTCGAGCGATCATCCGCGACCCTTCGGTGCTTATCCTCGACGACGCCCTCTCGGCGGTCGATACCCACACCGAGGCCGAGATCCTCAAGGGGCTGGAGCAGGTGCAGAAGGGGCGCACCACCCTTGTCATCGCCCACCGCCTCTCCGCCTTCCAGAACTGCGACCGCATCTTCGTCATGGCAGAGGGCAAGATCAGCGAGCAGGGCACCCACCGGCAGCTGCTCGAGCAGGACGGCTGGTACGCCGACATGCACCGCCGCCAGCAGCTGGAAGCCGACCTGGAGGCTGCCTGATGGCCGACGTCAACCTGCCGAAAGGGCCCCTCACCGACATGAGCGACCGCCGCTACACGGTCGAGGAAGCCAAGGCGGAGCACCGCGAGCAGCGCCGTCACCGTCGCAAGGAGCTGCGCCGCGAAGGCGACTTCGACGAGGACGGGCAGGCGTTCAAGAAGGCGTTCGACGGGCAGATAATGCGGCGGCTCCTCCGCTACCTGAAGCCGTACCGCTGGCAACTCTTCTTCGGAGTGCTGCTGCTGCTCTCCTACAGCGTCCTCGTGCCCGCGTTCCCGTCTCTAATCGCGCGCGCGGTCGACAACTACATCGTGGCCAACCGCGCGCCCTTCAACGGCTGGACCATCGATCAGCGGCTCGACGGCCTCACCACGATCGTGCTCATCTACGTGGGGCTACGACTGCTGAACTTCGGATTGCGCTACGGCTACACGTACCTCGTATCCTGGCTGGGCCAGCACGTCATCTACGACATCCGCGAGGAGATCTTCACCAAGGTACAGAGGCTCCACCTCGGCTTCTTCGACCGCACCCCGGTCGGCCGACTGATCACCCGCATCACCAGCGACGTGGACGCCATCCAGCAGATGATGACCAACGGCGTGGTGGGACTGATCGCCGACGTCGGCCTCATCGTTGGCCTGATGGTCTACATGTTCAGCATCAACTGGCAGTTGGCCCTGATCACGCTGACGGTCATGCCCCTGCTCTTCCTCTCGCTGAACTTCCTGCGAACCCGCATCCGCGACGCCTACCGGACGGTGAGACTCCGCATAAGCCGCTCCAACGCCTACTTAGCGGAGAACCTCGAGGGGATGCGAACGGTTCAGCTGTTCAACCGCGAGACGCGCAACCAGCAGGCGTTCGACCGCATCAACCTGGGGCTGCTCGACGCCCAGGTCGAACAGGTCCGCTGGTTCAGCCTCTTCTTCCCCGCAGTGCAGCTCGTCGGTGGGATCTCGACCGCCCTGATCCTCTACTACACGGCCCGGCAACTGCTTGGGCCCGGCTTCTCCGAAGCGGTCACGATCGGGGTGTTCATCGCCTTCAACCAGTACAGCACGATGTTCTTCCGCCCCCTTCAGGACCTCTCTGACAAGTACAACATCATGCAGGCGGCGATGGCCTCGAGCGAGAGGATCTTCGGCCTGCTCGACACGCCGGAGCTCGTGGCCGACCCCGCGGATCCGCTCGGCTTCGACAGCGGGTTCCGCGGCGAGGTCGAGTTCGACCACGTATGGTTCGCCTACCAGAACGAAGAGTGGGTCCTGCGCGACCTCTCCTTCGAGATCGCGCCCGGCGAATCGGTGGCGTTCGTGGGTCACACCGGGGCCGGCAAGACCACCATCATCAGCCTCGTCTCGCGCTTCTACGATGTGCAGCGCGGAGCGGTGCGGATCGACGGCAAGGACGTGCGCGAGTACGAGCAGATCGACCTGAGGCGGCACGTGGGGATCGTCCTGCAGGACCCGTTCCTCTTCACGGGCACGGTGCGCAGCAACATCACTCTGGGGGACGACACCATCCCGCTCGAGCAGGTCATCGAGGCGGCGAAGTTCGTGAACGCCCACTCGTTCATCGAGCACCTCCCGCGAGGCTACGACACACCTGTGCGGGAGCGCGGAGCCGGCTTCTCGACCGGCCAGAAGCAGCTCATCGCCTTCGCCCGGGCGCTCGTGCAGAACCCCGACATCCTGCTCGTGCTGGATGAAGCGACCGCCAACATCGACACCGAGACCGAGGAGCTCATCCAGGATGCGCTGGAGAAGCTCATGCAGGGGCGCACGACGATCATAATCGCGCACCGGCTCTCGACGATCCAGGACGTGGACCGGATCATGGTGATGCGCAAGGGCAAACTGATCGAGCAGGGGAACCATTACGAGCTGCTCGAGCAGGGCGGCTACTACCGGCGGCTCTACGAACTCCAGTACCAGGGTCAGGAGGAGCGGAGCGAGGCGTAAGGGCAGAGTGGTGTCTCCGCCTGCAGAGCACTCACGTTCATCTCACCCCTACTTACAGTTTCGGTCGCCGCTTGCCCCTAAACTCGGCCTTCAAGGGCAAGGCAGCACCCTCCCGGAACGACTCACAGTCCTGGCGGAAGCAGGACGACCCCTCCAAGGAAGAGAAGCGAGACCGGACGCCCTTCCGGTCTCTTCTCTTTGGATCGGTTGCCGGACCTCGCCGGCGCACCCCTCCGTCTCGGATCAGTCGTCCTGGTCCACCTGCACCCGGTAGAAGAACGTTTCCTCCTGGCCGGGCTCCATCGGAACGAGCAGAGTCCAGCGGATGGCGTCGTACGTGTTCGGCTCCGCCACCTCGCGGTCTTCGCTTTCTCCCACCATCACCGGTTCGGCCGAGTACTCGTTGCTCCCGGGAGCGGAGTACTCGGTGAGCACCCGTTCGGAAGCGGGGGTTGCCGAGTTGGGCACGTACGAGGTGCCCTCGGGGATGGGACCGATGATCTCGACGATTCCCTCGGGCAGCGTCTCCTCGCTCCGGTTTATCGCGGTGATGCGGTATTCGACGATCTGCCCCGGCCTGGCGGTGGTCGCGGGACGCAGCTGTTCGTCTCCCTGGACCACGCTCACGAGGAAGGTCTCTATGCGGATTTCTATCGGGTTCTGCGCGGCCTCCTGAGCGAATGTCAGGCCCACCAGCGTCAGCGATACGAGTAGCAGCGCAAGACGTTTCATCGGCCCAAGATAACAGGGACGAATGACAAACTGTTGAGCAGTTCTTAAAGTTGCGCTTAAGGCTCGAAGCGGAGTAGGCCTCGCGGATCGGCCCGGTGTGCAGCGCCCTCCACTTGCCCGCCGCGGCCCCTCTGTTATACTGGCGGTCGCTCGCAAGCGGCCTGGGCCGTGGAGGGCGCGATATCCCGTAAGGGGCCGTGGCGCAGTTGGGAGCGCGCGTGAATCGCACTCACGAGGTCAGGGGTTCGAATCCCCTCGGCTCCACCATCTGAAAATGTCGTAGGGCGTGAGCTCCTGGCTCGCGCCCTACGTTCAGTTCGGTCCGCTCAGCGACCTGCCTTGGGAGTGGAGGGGGAGCCTGGGCTGCTCGGCCGCGGCCTCGGGCTGGCTGGCGACCTGTACCCTGCCCTCCTCGAAGAGGCGGCAGTAGGTCTCGACCAGCGCCGGGTCGAACTGGCTGCCGGCGCCGCTGCGCAACTCCTCGACGGCGTCCTGCCGGCTTAGCGCCTTCCGGTAGGGGCGGTCGCTCGAGAGTGCCTCGAAAACGTCGACCACGGCCAGGATCCGGCCGAAGAGTGGTATGTCCTCGCCGCGCAGGCCGCCAGGGTAGCCCGAGCCGTCCCAACGCTCGTGATGAGCGCCGACTCCCTCCGCAACGCGGCGGAAACTGTCGATGGAGCTGAGCAGGTTCGCGCCCAGCCTGGCATGGCGCCGCATCACCAGGTACTCCTCGAGGGTCAACCCGCCCGGCTTGCGGAGTATCTCCCGGGGGACGGTCACCTTGCCGATGTCGTGGAGCAGACCCGCCCAGTACAGCTCCTCCAGCTCACGGTCCCTGAGACCGAGGGCCTCGCCGAGGGTCCGCGAGTTGGCGGCGACCCGGTCGCAGTGCTCACCGTCGGGTTCGTCTTCGGTCTCGACGGCGACCGCGAAGCTCTTGAGTGCGGTGATCTGGGTGCGGATGAGGCTGCGCCGGCGCTCGTCCACGAGCCCCAGCAGGCGTCCCGAGATGCCGGCGACGACCAGGTAGAAGAGCTGCCGCGAGATCCAGGAGAGGTCTCCCAGGGCAGCGAACGTCGTAAGCGGGCTCAGTGCCAGACCGGCAGCCGCGGCGACGACCAGCGCTCCGCGCAAGCCGAAGAAGTAGGCGCCCACGATGATGGGCACGTACATGCCGTGTACTGTCACCTCTGCGAGGGGCGGCCATTGGGCGAGCAACGCGAATGCCAGTAGTGATCCGATAACCCAGCCCAATCCAACTCGCTTGCGCCGGATGTCATCGAGGAGATGTGAGCGCGAACTGCGGGCTTGCAGTTCGCCCGGATGAAGTTGACGTGATGCCACCGGTATTCCTCCGCCACGAGGATTCCCCCATAGGTCCCTCGTTGGTCGAAGGATTGCAGTTCAGGACTCATTCTGCTGTAACTTTCCCCTCTCGAACCCGGTTCGGAGCCTTAACGGAGAAGAGTCACTGCGACGAGCTTCCGGATGCCTTAACGAGCGGCCCGGTAGATGACCACTACGGGGACGCGTGGCGCCAGTGGATAATGTGAGCACGACGTGCCGGAACAGCCGATACGGTTCGTCAGAGGTGACGATGAACGAGCGTCCAAGCCTGGTGGGGCCGAAGCGGGCTCACCCCCTTGTCTTGCTGCTGATCGTTCTGCTCGTGCCACTCATCGCCTTCATCGACTACCTGACCGGGCCCGAGCTCGGTTCGTCGCTCTTCTACACGATCCCGATAGTCGTGATGGCGCGCATCGCCAGCCGCTTCGCCGCCTGGGCGACGCTGGTACTGGCCGCGCTCGGCTGGATGACGGTCGACGTCCTCACCACGCCGAGCTATACGGGGATCCTCATACCGCTGTGGAATACCCTCACCCGGGTCGCCTTCTTCACGCTCGCCCTGGTCGTGGTGAGGAACACCCAGCAGGAGTTGCGTTCTGCCCGCATCATGGCGCTGAGCGACCCGCTCACGGGGCTTCCGAACAGACAGTATCTGCTGATCATGCTCGGGGCCGCGCGGGCAAGGCTCGAGCGCTACGGTTCACCTCTAACCCTGGCCTTCATGGACGTGGACGACTTCAAGCCGGTCAACGACCGTCACGGGCACCTGGCCGGCGACAAGTTGCTCCAGGAGATCGCCACCGTTCTCGTGGAGGAGGTGCGCGATACCGACACGGTGGCGCGGATCGGCGGCGACGAATTCCTGATCCTCCTGCCCGACGCTCCCGCTCCGACCGCCAGTCAGATTCTCGAGCGGGTACGCAACGCGCTCGCCAAGATACGCCTACCCGAGGGCAGCGCCGTCTCCTTCAGCATCGGCGCCTGCACCTTCCTCGAGGCAGGCGAGTCGATAGAGGCCATGCTTCGGCGGGCCGACGAGCAGATGTACCGGGTGAAACGATCGGGCAAAGACGCGGTGAGGATAGAAGAGGTCGGCTGAAATCGTGAAGGATCGGCCGGGAGCGGTGGCGACCTGTAGACCAACCGACACTCGCTCGGCCCGAGGCCGACATAGAGTAGCGCAATGCCTCCGCCGGTCCCGTCCGGCCTGCTGCCCTCAGATCCCTTCGGAGGTCCGATGAGCTACGTCAGTGGCACGATAGAGGGCTTGAGTGAAGAGGCGGAAGTCTTCTACTGCAAGGTATTGAGAACGTTGCGGGATCACGAGATCAGGTTCCTGGTCGGGGGTTCGTACGCCGCCCACCACTACACCGGCAGGATCCCGCACACCAAAGACCTCGACATCTTCCTGCCGCCATCTCAGGTGGACCGGGCATTGGAGGCTCTCGCCTGTAGCGGTCTCGAAACCGAGAAGACATACCCGTTCTGGATCGCCAAGGCGTGCGACGGCGCTCACTTCGTCGACGTCATCTACCGGGCGGCGAGCGGTTTGTGGGAGGTCGAGGAGGAGTGGCTCGGTCGCGGGGAACCGAGCGAACTCTGGGGCGTTGCCGCCAATGTGGCCGGCGTCGAGGAGCTGATCTGGACGAAGGCGGCACTGATGGACCGGACCCGCTTCGACGGCAACGATGTCATCCATCTCCTCCAGGCCAGGGCGCACGAACTCGACTGGGAACGGCTCAGGCGGCTGGCGGGCGACAACTGGCGGATCCTGCTCGCCCACCTGACGATGTTCGGCTACGTCTATCCCGACCTGATCCCGCTGGTCCCGAAGCACCTCCTGGCCGAGCTCTCCCTCCACCTGTTGAGTGACAGAGGCGAGGTCGCAGAGAGGGATGTGTCCCTCTGCCGGGGAACGCTCATCTCGAATAGCCAGTACATATACGACGTAGAGGAGTTGGGTTACCACGACGCCCGCCTGCAGCCGTGGGGACGGTTGACGCCCGAAGAACTGAGGCCGTGGGTCGACGCCGTCAAGCGGGGGGATACCTGACGAGCGATACTGGCAACCGGAACCGCCGGGATGCATCCTCAGCGCTTGAACCAGCGGGCGCACAACCGCTATATTGGCAAGTTGCTTGGGTCGTTAGCTCAGTCGGTAGAGCAGCTGACTCTTAATCAGCGGGTCGTAGGTTCGAGCCCTACACGACCCACCAGGTGAAAGCAGGCAGGGACGAGCGAAGCACGTGCTCGTCCCTTCTTCGTCGGCTCGTGGACGCCTTCTCGCCCCTTGTGCGTCGGCTCCCGGGCCCCTTTCCTGACACTTCTTCCCCGCTCACCGTCACGGACCCCCCGCGAGGATCACGAGTAGCGGCTGCCCCGCTACGGAATGCGCTTAGCCTGCCATCCGGGATCCCTGGTCTGGAGCGACAGCTCAACCGCACTCGCCTTCACCCTCGTCTCGAACGGCCTCTCCATCCGTTGCCAAGAAGCGCCAGTCGTAGTCGTGCTCCTTCAACTCCAGGACCAGCACGCCGAACGTGTCGTCATAGCTGACCGCGCTCCCCTCACGGGCGTCCTCGAGGTCGTAGAGCGTGCTACCACCCGTGCCGACGACGAACTGACGTATCCCGTCGGCAGCCGGTTCACCTGCTGAGTTCATCGGGACGAAGCGCTCGTAATCGTGATCGTGTCCCGAGAGGACGAGATCAGCCCCGAACTCCTGCAACAGCTGCCAGATATCCGCCATCTTCCGCTCGTCACCGTGCCTGCCTGATGAGAATCTCGGGTGATGCCAGTAGGCGAGGATGCAGCTGGTGGAGGTGTGCTCCAGGTCGTTTCGCAACCACTCGTACTCCGGGGAGCCTGAACCGCAACCGCCCTCCAGAAATTTGCAATCGGAGTCGATGGCGTAGAGGCGCCACGCCCCGAGGTCGAAGGCGTACCAGCTCTTGTCAGGTTCGCCGGTTCGACCACCGAAGTAGGCGAAGTAGCCTGCCGCGTCTTTCGTCTCGTACTCGTGATTGCCGGGGACGGGATGAGTGATGTCCAGAAACCGTCCCCAGAACTCCTCGTATCGCTCCCGGAACGCGTCCAGCGTGCCCTTCTCGTACTGGGCGTCGCCCAGTACGAGAACGCTGTCGGGGTCGGCCATTCGAACGAGTTCAGCTGTATCGCCCATCCGGCAGGCGGTTTCGGTTGTCTCCTCGTGCGCGCCGCAGGTGATATCTCCGGCTGCTACCACGGTGACTACTGAAGCGGTGCTCTGATCTGTCTCCTTCTCCTCCTGGGCCAGCCCCTCCGACTGCTGCGCCGGGGTTGGGTTTGCGGCGAGGGTGAAGACGGTCAAGGTGACGATCAGCAGCCTGGCTACGCTCGCGGCCGCGTTCGTACTCATCAGGGTCCGAGGTTATCTCGAGAAATGCTGAGAATGTGCAGAGTTCTGCCTTCTAGTTCAACTGCTCACGCTCGGGAGGAAGAAGAAGGCTGTCGCCACGATCAGGTATACACCGAGAAGCATCAAGCCCTCGAGCCAGTTGGTCTCGCCGTCGCGGGCTACTGAGTTCGCGATCAGGACGGCACCCGCCAGCGTGACCAATTCGAGCGGATTGTGCAGCACCAGGTCCATGGGTTTGCCGATCAGGAAAGACAGGACTACCAGCAGGGGCCCCACCAGCAGCGCCACCTGGATCGTCGAGCCGAGAGCGATGGTCACCGCGAGGTCCATCTTGCCCTTCATGGCGAACAGCACGGCGGCGGCATGCTCGGCCGCGTTGCCGACGATAGGGATGATGATAATGCCGACGAAGTACTCGGAAAGTCCCACGGCGCGTGTGAAGCCCTCTAGCGAACCCACCAGGAACTCGGCCATGAACGCGACTAGGACGGTCGCGACGACGAGGGTGGAAAGCGCGGCGAATGGGCTTGCCGCTTCACCACCGGTCTCGTGGGTCTCGTCGGCCGTAGAGAGCAGGTCGCTGTGGGTCACCAGCGTGAAGACGAGGTTCGCGGTGTAGAGGATGATCAGCACGATGGCGACTCCCAGTGCGAGCCGTGCGTCATCGACGCGTATCGCACTGCTCTCCACGCCCAGTGTCCGTTCGGTGAAGTCGAAGAGCGCCGGGACCATGAAGGCGATCACGGAGATCGTGAGCAAGCTCGCCGTGACCTGCGCGGTACGTGCATTGAAGGTTTGCGTGGTGTGTCGAAGACCTCCCATGAACAGCGCCATGCCTAGCACCAACAGCAGATTGCCGATGATGGAACCGGAGATCGATGCCTTCACGACGCCGAACTTTCCGGCTTCGAGGGCGAAGAAGGCGATTATCAGCTCGCTGGCGTTGCCGAAGGTTGCGTTGAGCAGTCCTCCTACCGTGGAGTTGGTTCTGGCCGCGAGCCGTTCCGTAGCGTTGCCCAGGAGTCCCGCCAGGGGAAGTATCGCGAGTCCGGCGGAGACGAAGATCGATGCGGGAGATGCCCGGCTGTACTCGAGATAGAACGCGATGGGGACGAATGCCAACAGCCAGTAGAGGAGCCTCATCTGAGCGACGGTAACTGTGAAGCCCGCGGGACGACTGGTAGCTCGGCATTACTTCCTCATGGCACTCCCTCAGTCGCTCTCGGCTGAAGTCGCCGTACTCCTCTGACTCCTATCTGCGGATGCGCGGACGGGGAGAGTTTCGATGGCGCGTCCGGCGTCTCCGTGGCCGTTGCTTCTTGTCGCTCCCGCCCTGCCTGGCCACGGCGCGGGACTTCGTCACGAGCGAGCCGCATCTGTCCTGGGAATCGTCGGCACGCGCCGAGAAATGGTGTACGCTTCGTGCTTGCTTCAGGTGGGTCGCTGTCCCCGGCGCTAGACAGGAACAGCTCCCCCTTGCACCGGCAGAAGTACCCGAGGAGAAAGAGATGTTCCCCCACCTGTCCGATCCGGCGAAAGCCGTGGCCTTCTACGTGATATCGCTGCTCCTAGGCCTCAGCGTGGCGCTCACACCCGGAGCTTCCACCTTCGTCTATATGTTCACGCCGCTCGTCGCGGTGCTGATCATGATGCTTGTTGTCACGCGGGAAGGTTACTCCCGAGCCGGCTGGGCCTCTTTGGGGCTGCACCGC
Coding sequences:
- a CDS encoding PASTA domain-containing protein, producing the protein MPLIDGKYEILSEQQLGPEQTLFEATAPDGAAVRIVWYELEPDQEARFEHYRRTVKRLKRSDRAAVYDVVSRPGAHYVAWHLPVDAKPAAADDELSSALATAGYRAEDADVRRNGRRPILYGLAFDGTSLPATVVPSGPEEARPRARRSAPVPPRWAVTLAATCLLGIIALAFLYAGLTQRANDTLVVVPRVAGAGVNEAAALLHGLGLRVDPVPIGSSEEAGTVLNVEPASGTQLRPGRTVRLSYALPPGAVTPAEVPRVVARRYPEEAAAILEETGLQIGTVARIPAEQAAGLVISQSPAAGTVSYEGATVDLLVSAGPNEQLTFVPDLVGLPVEEARYLARVAGLSPERILEDAVPAGRGDAGTVVAQSLRPNQPVEQGEAVLRLTVARPERNLASNESGLPSFVGLSLEEARELAGSLELTVEQIADRTIPEVVVDQSPPPATEGARELTLVVNVHPLVIPTPDVQANIREPEPRELAFRWFIEPGIPEQLARVYATDLEGNTRLVWVERVEGGESVEGVWRTMVTGPVRFSLTLNDQPYGIDLQAN
- a CDS encoding ABC transporter ATP-binding protein, coding for MRQTFSDLSRYVRRYPGRYLAGLAALVVSGFFTTLVPIIVGGAVDGLTRSTLTMDDVLGYIGALLASTAIAALAIIIVRRTILNASWEIQFDIRRDLFEHFTRLDSAFFDDHRVGDLMARLTADLNAVRMFVGVAIFQGVNTTFLLGFTLWRMFQLSPQLTAFTLLMVPVIVLSFFLLLKSVHKRYERVQEQFSDVSAMAQENFNGIRVVKGFGVEDREISNFKRLNDDFIRRNLTLTKVEGPMFPLMEFLFGATISLLLLFGGRAVLGAGNDLTIGEFSAFVFLFEGIQWPLIALGWIANIVQRGVTSWGRLAELLNTRPRIADGPQTDFSLRTVRGDIEFRDVTLRFDDFTALDRVSFRIRAGEAVGFTGRTGAGKTLIVNLIGRVVEPTSGQILIDGRDIREFPLEVLRRHIGVVPQEPFLFSDTIAENIAYGIPKDDSPERMERIREVARMAQLADDVEEFPEGYDTSLGERGVTLSGGQRQRTAIARAIIRDPSVLILDDALSAVDTHTEAEILKGLEQVQKGRTTLVIAHRLSAFQNCDRIFVMAEGKISEQGTHRQLLEQDGWYADMHRRQQLEADLEAA
- a CDS encoding ABC transporter ATP-binding protein → MADVNLPKGPLTDMSDRRYTVEEAKAEHREQRRHRRKELRREGDFDEDGQAFKKAFDGQIMRRLLRYLKPYRWQLFFGVLLLLSYSVLVPAFPSLIARAVDNYIVANRAPFNGWTIDQRLDGLTTIVLIYVGLRLLNFGLRYGYTYLVSWLGQHVIYDIREEIFTKVQRLHLGFFDRTPVGRLITRITSDVDAIQQMMTNGVVGLIADVGLIVGLMVYMFSINWQLALITLTVMPLLFLSLNFLRTRIRDAYRTVRLRISRSNAYLAENLEGMRTVQLFNRETRNQQAFDRINLGLLDAQVEQVRWFSLFFPAVQLVGGISTALILYYTARQLLGPGFSEAVTIGVFIAFNQYSTMFFRPLQDLSDKYNIMQAAMASSERIFGLLDTPELVADPADPLGFDSGFRGEVEFDHVWFAYQNEEWVLRDLSFEIAPGESVAFVGHTGAGKTTIISLVSRFYDVQRGAVRIDGKDVREYEQIDLRRHVGIVLQDPFLFTGTVRSNITLGDDTIPLEQVIEAAKFVNAHSFIEHLPRGYDTPVRERGAGFSTGQKQLIAFARALVQNPDILLVLDEATANIDTETEELIQDALEKLMQGRTTIIIAHRLSTIQDVDRIMVMRKGKLIEQGNHYELLEQGGYYRRLYELQYQGQEERSEA
- a CDS encoding HD-GYP domain-containing protein, with the protein product MASRQLHPGELQARSSRSHLLDDIRRKRVGLGWVIGSLLAFALLAQWPPLAEVTVHGMYVPIIVGAYFFGLRGALVVAAAAGLALSPLTTFAALGDLSWISRQLFYLVVAGISGRLLGLVDERRRSLIRTQITALKSFAVAVETEDEPDGEHCDRVAANSRTLGEALGLRDRELEELYWAGLLHDIGKVTVPREILRKPGGLTLEEYLVMRRHARLGANLLSSIDSFRRVAEGVGAHHERWDGSGYPGGLRGEDIPLFGRILAVVDVFEALSSDRPYRKALSRQDAVEELRSGAGSQFDPALVETYCRLFEEGRVQVASQPEAAAEQPRLPLHSQGRSLSGPN
- a CDS encoding GGDEF domain-containing protein — protein: MNERPSLVGPKRAHPLVLLLIVLLVPLIAFIDYLTGPELGSSLFYTIPIVVMARIASRFAAWATLVLAALGWMTVDVLTTPSYTGILIPLWNTLTRVAFFTLALVVVRNTQQELRSARIMALSDPLTGLPNRQYLLIMLGAARARLERYGSPLTLAFMDVDDFKPVNDRHGHLAGDKLLQEIATVLVEEVRDTDTVARIGGDEFLILLPDAPAPTASQILERVRNALAKIRLPEGSAVSFSIGACTFLEAGESIEAMLRRADEQMYRVKRSGKDAVRIEEVG
- a CDS encoding metallophosphoesterase: MSTNAAASVARLLIVTLTVFTLAANPTPAQQSEGLAQEEKETDQSTASVVTVVAAGDITCGAHEETTETACRMGDTAELVRMADPDSVLVLGDAQYEKGTLDAFRERYEEFWGRFLDITHPVPGNHEYETKDAAGYFAYFGGRTGEPDKSWYAFDLGAWRLYAIDSDCKFLEGGCGSGSPEYEWLRNDLEHTSTSCILAYWHHPRFSSGRHGDERKMADIWQLLQEFGADLVLSGHDHDYERFVPMNSAGEPAADGIRQFVVGTGGSTLYDLEDAREGSAVSYDDTFGVLVLELKEHDYDWRFLATDGEAVRDEGEGECG